The window CTCATCACGGCAGCAAAGAAGCGTATCGTCGGCGCATTGTGGAAGCAATGTGATCCCACTTCCCCACAGGATCGCAAGGACGAAGTATCTACCGGGGGTTGTAGACATAGACCAGTCCGCCAAACAGTTGAGGGAGGAAGACGGCGCTTCCTTCCCACTGGTACTTGCTCTTGTCTCCAAGCACTTCGAACGATATCTCCTTGGAATCTGCGTACGGAGCCAGTATGTACATCCGCCCTCCAAGGACAATCCCGATGGTATCCGCAGCGATGAGTCCAAGAACTACACCCGCAGAACCGGACAGCACCGTAGAATTCCCGGACTCTGCTGGGAAAAGGGACGTTCCTCCGAACGATAACGTTATCCCACCTATCGCTGGAGGCTCCAACCGCCCCAGATAGATGGTACCAAGATACCCAAACAGCTTGAGATTATTTGATCCGCTCGCTTCGATCGCCGTCCCGCTCTTCGCTGTCGCCTCCACATCCGTTGGCAAATACAGAAAAGTGAGACCCCCGGCGACATGATCGCCGATGGAAGCAAGAAAGTCGGCTCCCATGACCGGACCAGTTCCGATCTTCTCGGAAATTGAGGCTACAACCTTTCCTTGGGAGAAACTCTCAAGCTTCGCTGTTTCGTCTAGCAACCCAATTGCTACTCCGCCTGTGATCGTTGCAATCGTGGATTCGAGGCCCCGCCCGAAAGCATCCGTCCTTCTCCTTCGAGAACGGAAGCCCCTTCGGGTTGGTCGTCTGGAAGCCCGTTCCAACTCCCTCGCCAAGTCGTTTCCGACCACGATCAGAATCTCGTAGCGGGATTCGGACGGGAGCTGCTCAACAGAGTCGGATTCTTCAAGAAGCCCCTCTTTCAAGTCCTTGCAGGTCCATACGTGCATAGGCTTGCAAAGGATCTTGGTTTTCCCCTGCACTTTCTTTGCTCGTCCGACTCCTTTGATGGTGTATCCCTTCTTGGCAAGCAATTCGCGGGTTAATTCTGCCGTGTGTTCATCGTCGGAAGCGTTCAAGATCACAATCTCCGGATTGGTGGCATAAGAGGGGAAGGGGCCAGCGATGACAACACAAAGTATGACGAGGTAGACGGTTCTACTCGTGCGTGGTTTGCGCCGAGGCCAAGCTGGAGATCCCCGTCGCCCACCGATCACGATCTTTGGAAATGGATTGGAGAATTCGCAGTCACGCCAGTCCGAAAAGTTTGAGCATCAACCCGAATAGAATGATACCCACGATCCCCCACACGATGTCAGATCGTGAAACTGGTCGGAGAACGTATTTCCTGAACGCTTCTTCCTCTGGAGTGGTAGTTTCCTTCTCAGGGTCGGTCTGAGAATCCAACCCTAGACTCTTCCATCCTGTCTGTTTCCGGGAAAATAGCCCTGTACCTGGGAAACTTGCTTGCGTGTGAACACCCATCGGGCCGATGCCGAACCGCAAGCCCTTGACGCGGAAACTCGACCCGACGCCCTTCTTGCTCAAGTTCAGCCGTAGTCCGCCACCGAGATTGATCGATTTTCTGAAGTTTAGGCCCATTCGTCCCCCTTTTTCTTGGTCAATTGGTTCGATGCCAACCCCCGATCATTCTGCGCAATACCTCTTGCCTGGACGATAGCATAGGGTTGCCCCGTAGGCAACTCTACGGAATCCCCGTCTTGGTAGCGTCCGCGCGTGGAAGCGGATTACCGGAAATCGCTCGGACGGAAAATCGAGAAGCTACGGCAACGTAGGAAAATGACCACGGAAGGTCTCGCCTGGGCTTCCGACCTGAGCAAGAGCTACCTTGGTCGGGTTCAGCGAGGTGAGCGGCTCCCTTCAGTAGACGTTCTTGCGAAACTCGCCAAGGTCCTGGGATGTAAAGTCCGAGAGTTTTTCGACTTCTGATAGGCCCCCGATTCTCGTTTTCTGTACGCGGAATCGCCTGTTGCCTCGGTGGAACCGGCGCTTGAACGGATCGACCCGGTGCACTGGATCAACACCTGGTTAGCAATCTGAAGCCGGAGGCGCAGAAACGGGCCTGGCGCATCATGAAAGGGGCCTTCCGATAATTGCGATTGAGGCCGGGAGAAAGATTCCGAGCGTAGTGGTTGTGGCGTGGATCACCGAGGCTTTTGTCGTGAAAGTCCCCGACCTCCTCAATTTCGGGTTGTAAAAGAGTGCCTCCGCTGCTTTCTCGCTAATTCTCTTTTTTTCGCGGTTTTCAGAATTTCGGGGGGAAGGAATCGGACTTGTTGATATTCTGTTGACAACGTCGAGAAAACGGGCGGTTAGGTAGCCAAGCCCGGAAAGTGAACCAAGACAAATGGTCATTTCTCAATAAACGTCAACAAACACCCCAGAAAAGTGAAACACGGCGCACCGTGTCTGTTTCCACTCAGGAGCGTGAGGGACGGCGCAAGGTGGCGATGACGATTTGATCCGTTGTTTCCTGCGCGTCGATCTCCCCTATCCCGGAAAATCTACTTCCTGTTTCCTTTGTCATGGGCTGAAGAATCTTTCAAGCTGCGAATTCTTGGACTTTTGCAATATGCACCGTATGTCACGGTACTGAAGCCGTTCGCGGTGAGCCTGCCGAGCCAAACACGGTGTACTTCCAAGAACTTGCCTTTCGACAACCACATGGCGCACGTGCTGGGAAGCGCAGCAAAGCCCAATCTGTAGGAATCCGACGATTTTCAGAAATTGAAAAGAAGCCTTCTCAGGGTAAAGAAAGAGAAAGCAAGCAAATGAATCCGTAAAGAAAAAGGAGGAATTGAATGGCTGAAAACAAAGGCCGCGCGGCATTCACTCCAGCGCGGCCCGAACTGAATCACAATCGGCAAAATAAACCATGGACAGGATCACGTCAACCATCATTTTCCACAACCCCTTACCTTGCATATACCGGTTCTAACCTTGCATTTCTTCCCGATGTAGATCGAGATTGGCATCTGTCAACGTGCGGAGGTCGCCTTGCGACCATTTACGTTCCATCGACCGGGAGGGCCATCTACGTTCACGCTGGGTGTAATTCAAGAACCTGCGCAATTTCCGCCCGAAAGCGGCGACGCCGCCATTGGCGCAAATACCGCCCCGTCCTAATCACGTTTAATCACCCTAGTTTCGTCGTTCTCACCATCCGTCGAGTCCGCTTGGCGGACCTCACCGATGCCGTCGACGCCCTCAAGCGATGTTTTGCCAGACTTCGGAGGTCCAAGGTATGGCCAATCAAGGCCGGTTTTTGGTCGGTGGAATTTACCGTTGATTCCGAATCGGAAACTGCCTTCCCTCACCTCAACATCATTGGTTTGAAGGGGGGATGGATCGTCAAAGCGCGACTCAGGAAAGCTTGGCGCAGGATCACCCGGAAGGAAGGACTTGTGGCCAACGACCTCCCCTACGTAAACCAAATCCATACACCCAAACAT is drawn from Nitrospirota bacterium and contains these coding sequences:
- a CDS encoding protein rep; the encoded protein is MAENKGRAAFTPARPELNHNRQNKPWTGSRQPSFSTTPYLAYTGSNLAFLPDVDRDWHLSTCGGRLATIYVPSTGRAIYVHAGCNSRTCAISARKRRRRHWRKYRPVLITFNHPSFVVLTIRRVRLADLTDAVDALKRCFARLRRSKVWPIKAGFWSVEFTVDSESETAFPHLNIIGLKGGWIVKARLRKAWRRITRKEGLVANDLPYVNQIHTPKHRRNVFKYSIKPLRIRKRIRVQVDRAIRGKRLFGTFGPRSYFRLALRPKSRSAFFRQTPDVNDVIDSLFLPVNVPALEEDILNSRDDDKDETFWGPAELFGFE
- a CDS encoding DUF4236 domain-containing protein — its product is MGLNFRKSINLGGGLRLNLSKKGVGSSFRVKGLRFGIGPMGVHTQASFPGTGLFSRKQTGWKSLGLDSQTDPEKETTTPEEEAFRKYVLRPVSRSDIVWGIVGIILFGLMLKLFGLA
- a CDS encoding helix-turn-helix transcriptional regulator, which gives rise to MEADYRKSLGRKIEKLRQRRKMTTEGLAWASDLSKSYLGRVQRGERLPSVDVLAKLAKVLGCKVREFFDF